The proteins below come from a single Balaenoptera acutorostrata chromosome 2, mBalAcu1.1, whole genome shotgun sequence genomic window:
- the NUDT12 gene encoding NAD-capped RNA hydrolase NUDT12 codes for MSSVKRSPNQEIISQFHYSAAEGDIARLTVMLSHSPSLLNETSENGWTALMYAARNGHPDVVQFLLEKGCDRSIINKSRQTALDIAEFWGYKHIANLLANAKGGKKPWFLTSEIEECENYFSKTLLDRKSEKRNNSDWLLAKESHPATVYILFSDLNPLVTLGGNKESFQQPEVRLCQLNYTDIKDYLAQPEKITLIFLGVELEMKKELFNYAGEVSQEKDALVAWFALGIDPVAAEEFKQRHENCYFLHPPMPALLQLKEKEAGVVAQARSVLAWHSRYKFCPTCGSATKIEEGGYKRVCLKEDCPSLHGVHNTSYPRVDPVVIMQVIHPDGTKCLLGRQKRFPPGMFTCLAGFIEPGETIEDAVRREVEEESGVRVGHVQYVSCQPWPMPSSLMIGCLAVAVSTEIKVDKNEIEDARWFTREQVVDVLTKGKQQAFFVPPSRAIAHQLIKHWIGMNPNL; via the exons atgtcTTCTGTAAAAAGAAGTCCAAACCAAGAAATTATATCCCAATTTCACTATTCAGCTGCAGAAGGAGATATTGCCAGGTTAACAGTAATGCTCAGTCATTCTCCATCTCTTCTCAATGAAACTTCTGAAAATGGCTGGACTGCTTTAATGTATGCTGCAAGGAATGGGCACCCAGATGTTGTCCAGTTTCTACTTGAGAAAGG GTGCGACAGatccattatcaataaatcaagGCAGACTGCACTGGATATTGCTGAATTTTGGGGTTATAAGCATATAGCTAACTTACTAGCTAATGCTAAAGGTGGGAAGAAGCCTTGGTTCCTAACCAGTGAAATAGAAgaatgtgaaaattattttagcaAGACACTACTGGACcggaaaagtgaaaaaagaaataattctgaCTGGCTGTTAGCAAAAGAAAGCCATCCAGCCACGGTTTATATCCTTTTCTCAGATTTAAATCCCTTGGTTACTCTAGGTGGCAATAAAGAAAGTTTCCAACAGCCGGAAGTCAGGCTTTGTCAGCTGAACTACACAGATATAAAGGATTATTTGGCTCAGCCTGAGAAGATCACCTTGATTTTCCTTGGAGTAGaacttgaaatgaaaaaagagttaTTTAATTATGCTGGGGAAGTCTCACAAGAAAAAGATGCGTTGGTTGCCTGGTTTGCTTTAGGTATAGATCCTGTTGCTGCTGAAGAATTTAAGCAAAGACATGAAAATTGCTATTTTCTTCATCCTCCAATGCCAGCTCTTCTgcaattgaaagaaaaagaagctg GGGTTGTAGCTCAAGCAAGATCTGTCCTCGCCTGGCACAGTCGATATAAGTTCTGCCCAACCTGTGGAAGTGCAACTAAAATTGAAGAAGGTGGCTATAAAAGAGTATGCTTAAAAGAAGACTGTCCTAGCCTCCATGGTGTTCACAATACATCATACCCAAGAGTTG atccAGTAGTAATCATGCAAGTTATTCATCCAGATGGGACCAAATGTCTTTTAGGCAGGCAGAAAAGATTTCCTCCAGGCATGTTTACCTGCCTTGCTGGATTTATTGAACCTG GGGAGACAATAGAAGATGCTGTTCGGAGAGAAGtagaagaagagagtggagtCAGAGTTGGCCATGTTCAGTATGTCTCTTGTCAACCATGGCCTATGCCCTCCTCCTTAATGATTGGTTGCTTAGCTGTGGCAGTGTCTACAGAAATTAAAGTTGACAAGAATGAAATAGAGGATGCCCGCTGGTTCACTAGAGAACAG GTTGTGGATGTTCTGACCAAAGGGAAGCAGCAGGCATTCTTTGTGCCACCAAGCCGAGCTATTGCACATCAACTAATCAAACACTGGATTGGAATGAACCCCAATCTCTAA